A window of Desulfobulbus oralis genomic DNA:
AGGGTTATCGGTTATTAAAGCGGTCGGTATGCCAAGGTCTAGAAGTTTCTGAAAAAAAACTTCTGCATCTTGATGCAAAAAAAGGTTATCTGGATGAGCATTATGCCACATGGAAATTAAAATTTCTGAAAGATTACTTGGTAACCCAGCTCTATAAAGAGCAATATCGATCAGTTTGTTCCATGGACCTTCATCAATAAGGCGTAATGCTTCTTCTTGAAAGAGTTTTACGGATGCATTATCAATATTTTTTTTAATTTTTTCTAACGTAATTTTAAGTTTTTCGTGCATCCATCTTTTTTGACATATTAATATTTCATCAAGATCAAAAACAATTCCCTTGATTTGTTGATTAAATTTAGGAATAAAGCTTTCATGCAAAGTACGAACAACGTATCCAGAACGTGCCGGCTTAAAATTTCGGTTGCCATGAAGAAGAAAATCTACCAAATTTACCCCTGCAGCCAAAGCACACACTGATGATGTCCCGGGTCGCGGATTTATATCACTCAACCAAATGGAGCTATCTAATTCTTCAAGAAACTGCACATTGAATAATCCATACCAACCATTTTTTATAAGCCAATTCGCCGTTGCAGCCACTAATTGTTCCAGCTCAGGATGATTATCAATTTCACTCACCACGGCAAATCCTCCCGTCGTCCGAAGCCGGCGTCGGCAAACTACAGGAGAACAATCGCCTTTTTCTCCTAAAGCAAAATCAACAGACCATTCCGTAAAACACGACAATTCACGTTGCCACAAATATTCTCTCTCCTTTTCCTTTTGTACATTTTCACAATATTGCTGCCTATGGGCAAGCCGTAACAATCCTGTCCCTCCCCAACCTCGAATTGGTTTGCCCAACAGAGGATAAGAAAAGTCATGTTGCATAGGATCTTCTGGAGGTAAAATTGGCAATCCGGCCGACTGTGCCGCAAGCGTAGTTTGTAATTTATCGCTCAATAGGTCAACAAGGCTTGGCTTGCTAGAAAACACTTTTATCCCCAAAGTCTCCAATTCTACCCGTAGTCTGGATAAAATGGGCAGATCGTACATGGTAGTTGGGAAGAGAGCTTTAACAGAGTATTTGTTAATTAGAGCAATTAAAGAATTTCGAAAATCTTCGGCATATTTTACCTCAGGCATTACATGAAAAATATCGGCTTCAAATCGATTTAAGCTTTCAGGAATACTATCAGCAATTATAACACACCATTTGAGCGCACGTAGACTTCTCAAAACAGAGAGCCCTTGAAAACCACCTCCACCTACAACAATAGCATTCTTCATTATTTATTTCTCTGGTATGCAAATCTCAACATAAAGGCAGTAAGCATATCGTGGGGATAAATCACCAGAATGGACAAGAACATTCCAAACCGTTTCTGAAAGATTTAATGAACTAATTTGCGATGTTGCAAAAGGTTTAAGCATCAATCCTTCTTCTTTTGTTATAATCAGTCCAGATTTTTCAAATATAGAGCGAAAAGTATCTCTATCAAAATAACGTTTATGGCCGAGTTTAATATCCCATTCATTTAATGTCTC
This region includes:
- a CDS encoding HAD hydrolase-like protein; translation: MKNAIVVGGGGFQGLSVLRSLRALKWCVIIADSIPESLNRFEADIFHVMPEVKYAEDFRNSLIALINKYSVKALFPTTMYDLPILSRLRVELETLGIKVFSSKPSLVDLLSDKLQTTLAAQSAGLPILPPEDPMQHDFSYPLLGKPIRGWGGTGLLRLAHRQQYCENVQKEKEREYLWQRELSCFTEWSVDFALGEKGDCSPVVCRRRLRTTGGFAVVSEIDNHPELEQLVAATANWLIKNGWYGLFNVQFLEELDSSIWLSDINPRPGTSSVCALAAGVNLVDFLLHGNRNFKPARSGYVVRTLHESFIPKFNQQIKGIVFDLDEILICQKRWMHEKLKITLEKIKKNIDNASVKLFQEEALRLIDEGPWNKLIDIALYRAGLPSNLSEILISMWHNAHPDNLFLHQDAEVFFQKLLDLGIPTALITDNPANSQWQKIERLPKYFKFKSIILTEEISSPKPAARGFLDVADRLSLNPDDLLMIGDSVWRDGLGAMRAGYAGALIVQRNGSMHNSLKNLFENEYPEYSNKIIWTDSLLKAQWIFNYAR